The following proteins are co-located in the Flectobacillus major DSM 103 genome:
- a CDS encoding phosphatase PAP2 family protein translates to MNQLDTQAFLLLNGLHSPWLDTLMALITNKFTWIPLYVLIIASMIKTHKKEAVPMLVMILVCILFSDQICSSILKPWVARLRPCHQPSLDGLVHLVGGCGGQYGFCSSHAANSFTLAASLWYLFGQQHRWVALFFPWAIIVSYSRIYVGVHYPLDILAGALVGLVVAKINFECYLYYLKNRKAAN, encoded by the coding sequence ATGAATCAGCTCGACACCCAAGCTTTTTTGTTGCTCAATGGTTTGCATTCTCCTTGGCTCGATACCCTAATGGCATTGATTACCAATAAGTTTACATGGATTCCACTGTATGTACTTATCATTGCTTCAATGATAAAAACACATAAAAAAGAGGCTGTGCCGATGTTAGTGATGATATTGGTTTGTATATTGTTTTCCGATCAAATTTGTTCGTCAATCCTAAAGCCTTGGGTAGCAAGGTTAAGGCCATGTCACCAGCCGAGCCTCGATGGCCTAGTGCATTTGGTTGGGGGCTGCGGAGGCCAATACGGCTTTTGTAGTTCGCATGCCGCCAATAGTTTTACATTGGCAGCTAGCTTATGGTATTTGTTTGGCCAACAACACCGTTGGGTAGCCTTATTTTTTCCTTGGGCAATAATCGTAAGTTATAGCCGTATTTATGTAGGAGTACATTATCCTTTAGATATTTTGGCGGGGGCATTGGTTGGCCTTGTTGTAGCCAAAATTAATTTTGAATGTTATTTGTATTATCTCAAAAATAGAAAAGCAGCGAATTAA